One Haemorhous mexicanus isolate bHaeMex1 chromosome 19, bHaeMex1.pri, whole genome shotgun sequence genomic window carries:
- the SDF2L1 gene encoding stromal cell-derived factor 2-like protein 1 codes for MRGGRRLFPLLLLALLPGLCHGKEPAPGAVTCGSVLKLLNTRHSVRLHSHEVKYGSGSGQQSVTGVEASDDANSYWRIRGKSDSSCQRGTPVKCGQAIRLTHVNTGKNLHTHHFPSPLSNNQEVSAFGDDGEGDDLDFWIVQCSGTYWEREDAVRFKHVGTEVFLSITGEQYGHPIRGQREVHGMPAANHHNYWKAMEGVFIKPSLDPAKHDEL; via the exons ATGCGGGGCGGCCGCCGCCTCTTCccgctgctgctcctggcactgctgcccgGGCTGTGCCACGGCAAGGAGCCGGCGCCGGGCGCCGTGACTTGCGGCTCTGTGCTGAAACTGCTCAACACCCGCCACAGCGTACGGCTCCACTCGCACGAGGTCAAGTACGGCTCCG GAAGTGGGCAGCAGTCAGTGACAGGAGTTGAAGCCTCAGATGATGCCAACAGCTACTGGCGGATCCGTGGGAAGAGTGACAGCAGTTGCCAGCGTGGGACACCAGTGAAATGTGGGCAAGCCATACGACTCACCCATGTTAACACTGGGAAAAATCTGCACACTCATCATTTCCCATCACCACTCTCCAATAACCAA GAAGTAAGTGCCTTTGGGGATGATGGCGAAGGAGATGACCTGGATTTCTGGATTGTGCAGTGCAGTGGGACTTACTGGGAGCGGGAGGATGCCGTGCGCTTCAAGCACGTGGGGACCGAGGTGTTCCTGTCCATCACGGGGGAGCAGTACGGCCACCCCATTAGAGGCCAGCGGGAAGTTCATGGCATGCCTGCTGCCAACCACCACAACTATTGGAAAGCCATGGAGGGAGTCTTCATCAAACCCAGTCTGGACCCTGCAAAACATGATGAGCTCTGA